In the genome of Myxococcus stipitatus, one region contains:
- a CDS encoding tenascin-X, translating into MKSGVWFTLVSASLMVFAACGEVSVEAPAQDTARAESELTQCPCGGTEPACQPCAYICGDNFCDTANGESIHTCPEDCSPAPYCGDGSCNGSETNASCPSDCASPPYCGDGACNNAETNVSCASDCYGPTCGDRLCDMHEVGWCVTDCRPPACDTCPQEPWP; encoded by the coding sequence ATGAAGTCGGGAGTGTGGTTCACCTTGGTCAGTGCCTCGCTGATGGTCTTCGCCGCGTGTGGCGAGGTCTCGGTGGAGGCGCCGGCACAGGACACGGCGCGCGCCGAGTCCGAGCTGACGCAGTGTCCCTGCGGTGGGACGGAGCCGGCCTGTCAGCCCTGCGCCTATATCTGCGGCGACAACTTCTGTGACACCGCGAACGGCGAGAGCATCCACACGTGTCCGGAGGACTGCTCCCCCGCGCCGTACTGTGGCGACGGGAGCTGCAACGGCTCCGAGACGAATGCGTCGTGCCCCTCGGACTGCGCCTCGCCGCCGTACTGCGGTGACGGCGCCTGCAACAACGCCGAGACGAACGTGTCGTGCGCGTCGGACTGCTACGGCCCCACGTGCGGCGACCGCCTGTGCGACATGCACGAGGTGGGGTGGTGCGTCACCGACTGCCGGCCGCCGGCGTGCGACACCTGCCCGCAGGAGCCGTGGCCCTGA